One window from the genome of Pieris napi chromosome 3, ilPieNapi1.2, whole genome shotgun sequence encodes:
- the LOC125063611 gene encoding uncharacterized protein LOC125063611 isoform X1, protein MKSSACNVCGGTDLNLVDGFYYCVECGTQDQNIQERIVETVVFTDGTHAKYTTKKIYNTKNDEVEMSAEWYKWHAYNFILSGLTDELIAAGAKPSVRNKILWIWTRYIKKYQVKQTEILGEFFGNEHKDHTETDSNYLSKHNKEKENNNLNAIKSFPLKDDEMCCPITSKDDEKDDCNLHMQDKKQCKANNSYRSKDNNVSHDDDDEFLLDSDEEVSISSDDENSIEHDEFSLKNEKKIRNMYKIHPLRKGVIIAIFYIALNLDRSHIHLSHLKRLIKSEQINIKNCTKYVPEDLDVRKIPHFLRFSNSLWNEYSTTQICTIVNSLFNTLDLGLPLIPDIRKIIEDFMTELCLPNDFKCLIESLIHHYPCRYFKVSQQIREFTFIADFETICMAYVVIALKMCFGLDSDYEVRLTDVVDKINEENNYPKEFNINTNSGSTQRLFSFKDWCAYLRTRKMVVCKHNLFMDNFCQTQIADDYVFLEHLQERKKHKMTLGQEISMEIINKIPIEDKVSVIPKDEFNLINIPMTSATNVILEYLQDPDIRLVLSEDFTQYSLDYVTKYLSLKENSQERNIIQGVTLDNKIKNPVGPNGMATFHKTSRESENVNVFVKFCDNDEYNLLKSEKNKNANMDESSFNKEFTIPETGYEDYNTSKHDKESSEIIFSNERTIKFVDYPNACIYDEDDKTELKEIIKEVSVDQQPETLLNTFSRDLAEEATAENSTNLTSVSKLHDLPQNFDRKAIIDELINIAYQKHNIKPVRTRKVSKPPERKNPSSLPKKKKKENTNKYNLLSLYYKRLQEETKKRNYVDPSPNQNVSNNISIDNDSIRLHNTTLLDDNIGPNATGIMEDSDVKFLENSLDDKELSTDESDDDYTLPPILSDSDILNGKSITELNKAVKNILSKEIRECDEPPAKKIKKDKSKLTAKTGEKIFCGDTKELKEFPYWVVWFNNMGPRANHVPFNKNLYQSFPHSFTFVLHHCSMIIDSCPFLIYRTMYHIEKLIAKDVGNRNYVR, encoded by the exons ATGAAATCAAGTGCGTGTAATGTATGCGGCGGCACAGATTTAAATCTTGTGGATggcttttattattgtgttgAGTGTGGTACGCAGGACCAAAATATTCAAGAACGTATAGTTGAAACCGTTGTCTTCACTGATGGCACTCATGCTAAATACACcactaagaaaatatataacactAAAAATGATGAAGTGGAAA TGAGTGCCGAGTGGTACAAATGGCATGcatataactttatattatcAGGACTAACAGATGAATTGATTGCTGCTGGTGCTAAACCAAgtgtaagaaataaaattctatGGATTTGGACAAGATATATTAAGAAGTATCAGGTCAAGCAGACTGA aatttTGGGAGAGTTCTTCGGTAATGAGCACAAAGATCATACAGAAACAGATAGTAACTATTTATCtaaacataataaagaaaaagaaaacaataatttgaaTGCAATAAAATCATTTCCTCTTAAAGACGATGAAATGTGTTGCCCAATTACTTCTAAAGATGACGAAAAGGATGATTGCAATTTACATATGCAAGATAAAAAACAGTGCAAAGCAAATAATAGTTATAGAAGTAAGGATAATAATGTTTCccatgatgatgatgatgaatttCTTCTTGATAGTGATGAAGAAGTTTCCATATCATCAGATGATGAAAATAGTATTGAGCATGACgagtttagtttaaaaaatgaaaagaaGATAAGAAATATGTACAAAATTCACCCACTGAGAAAAGGTGTTATAATTGCTATATTCTATATTGCTTTAAATTTGGATAGAAGTCATATTCACTTATCTCATCTAAAAAGACTCATAAAGAGTGagcaaattaatattaaaaactgtacAAAATATGTTCCTGAAGACCTGGATGTTAGAAAAATCCCACATTTTTTAAGGTTTAGCAACTCATTATGGAATGAATATTCCACTACACAAATTTGTACTATTGTAAATAGTCTTTTTAATACCCTTGATTTAGGTTTACCTTTAATACCagatataagaaaaattattgaaGATTTTATGACAGAGCTCTGTTTGCCAAATGACTTTAAGTGCTTAATAGAGTCATTGATACACCACTACCCATGCAGATACTTTAAAGTCAGCCAGCAAATCAGAGAATTCACATTTATTGCTGATTTTGAAACTATTTGTATGGCTTATGTAGTAATAGCGCTAAAAATGTGTTTTGGCTTAGACTCTGACTATGAAGTTAGGCTTACCGATGTAgttgataaaattaatgaagaaaataattacCCAAAGGAATTTAACATAAACACAAACTCTGGCAGCACACAAAGactgttttcttttaaagactGGTGTGCATATCTTAGAACACGAAAAATGGTGGTTTGCAAGCATAATTTATTCATGGATAATTTCTGTCAGACCCAGATTGCTGATGACTATGTATTTTTAGAACATCTTCAAGAAAggaaaaaacataaaatgacTTTAGGACAAGAAATATCTATGGAGATTATTAATAAGATTCCAATAGAAGACAAAGTATCTGTTATACCTAAAGATGAATTTAATCTGATTAACATTCCAATGACATCAGCaacaaatgtaatattagAATATTTGCAAGATCCAGACATACGGCTTGTGCTTAGTGAAGATTTTACTCAATATAGTCTTGATtatgttacaaaatatttaagtttaaaagaaaatagccaagaaagaaatattattcaagGAGTAACTTTagacaacaaaataaaaaatccggTAGGTCCCAATGGCATGGCAACATTCCATAAGACATCTAGGGAAAGTgaaaatgtaaatgtatttgttaaattttgcgATAACGATGAGTATAATTTACTgaaatcagaaaaaaataaaaatgcgaaTATGGACGAAAGTAGCTTCAATAAGGAATTCACTATTCCTGAAACAGGTTATGAAGACTATAATACAAGTAAACATGATAAAGAGTCATCAGAAATTATCTTTAGCAATGAGAgaacaataaaatttgttgATTATCCAAATGCGTGTATATACGATGAAGACGATAAAActgaattaaaagaaataataaaggaAGTATCAGTTGATCAACAGCCGGAAACTTtacttaatacattttctcgTGATCTAGCTGAAGAAGCCACTGCTGAAAACTCAACAAATTTAACGTCAGTTTCAAAACTTCACGATTTACCTCAAAATTTCGATCGAAAAGCTATCATAGatgaacttataaatattgcaTATCAAAAACATAACATCAAACCCGTAAGAACGAGGAAAGTATCTAAACCCCCGGAAAGGAAAAATCCCTCATCTCtcccaaaaaagaaaaaaaaagaaaatactaaCAAATATAACTTGTTATCGCTATATTACAAACGTTTGCAggaagaaacaaaaaaacgaAATTATGTAGACCCTTCTCCGAATCAAAATGTTTCTAATAACATTAGTATAGATAATGATAGTATAAGGCTTCACAATACGACGCTTCTTGATGATAACATTGGACCAAATGCAACTGGGATAATGGAAGATTCCGATGTAAAATTTTTGGAAAATAGTCTTGATGATAAAGAATTATCAACTGATGAAAGTGATGATGATTACACATTGCCACCCATACTTTCAGATTCTGATATTCTAAATGGTAAAAGTATAACGGAATTGAATAAAGccgtaaaaaatatactcaGCAAAGAAATAAGAGAATGCGATGAGCCACCagctaaaaaaattaaaaaagataaatctAAATTAACAGCCAAAACTggggaaaaaatattttgtggggacacaaaagaattaaaagaatttCCGTATTGGGTAGTTTGGTTCAACAACATGGGGCCTCGCGCTAATCATGTGCCATTTAATAAGAATCTTTATCAAAGCTTTCCTCATAGTTTTACATTTGTTCTTCATCATTGTTCTATGATTATAGACTCATGCCCTTTTCTAATTTATAGAACAATGTACCACATAGAAAAACTTATTGCAAAAGATGTAGGTAATAGAAACTATGTTAGGtga
- the LOC125063611 gene encoding uncharacterized protein LOC125063611 isoform X2, which yields MCCPITSKDDEKDDCNLHMQDKKQCKANNSYRSKDNNVSHDDDDEFLLDSDEEVSISSDDENSIEHDEFSLKNEKKIRNMYKIHPLRKGVIIAIFYIALNLDRSHIHLSHLKRLIKSEQINIKNCTKYVPEDLDVRKIPHFLRFSNSLWNEYSTTQICTIVNSLFNTLDLGLPLIPDIRKIIEDFMTELCLPNDFKCLIESLIHHYPCRYFKVSQQIREFTFIADFETICMAYVVIALKMCFGLDSDYEVRLTDVVDKINEENNYPKEFNINTNSGSTQRLFSFKDWCAYLRTRKMVVCKHNLFMDNFCQTQIADDYVFLEHLQERKKHKMTLGQEISMEIINKIPIEDKVSVIPKDEFNLINIPMTSATNVILEYLQDPDIRLVLSEDFTQYSLDYVTKYLSLKENSQERNIIQGVTLDNKIKNPVGPNGMATFHKTSRESENVNVFVKFCDNDEYNLLKSEKNKNANMDESSFNKEFTIPETGYEDYNTSKHDKESSEIIFSNERTIKFVDYPNACIYDEDDKTELKEIIKEVSVDQQPETLLNTFSRDLAEEATAENSTNLTSVSKLHDLPQNFDRKAIIDELINIAYQKHNIKPVRTRKVSKPPERKNPSSLPKKKKKENTNKYNLLSLYYKRLQEETKKRNYVDPSPNQNVSNNISIDNDSIRLHNTTLLDDNIGPNATGIMEDSDVKFLENSLDDKELSTDESDDDYTLPPILSDSDILNGKSITELNKAVKNILSKEIRECDEPPAKKIKKDKSKLTAKTGEKIFCGDTKELKEFPYWVVWFNNMGPRANHVPFNKNLYQSFPHSFTFVLHHCSMIIDSCPFLIYRTMYHIEKLIAKDVGNRNYVR from the coding sequence ATGTGTTGCCCAATTACTTCTAAAGATGACGAAAAGGATGATTGCAATTTACATATGCAAGATAAAAAACAGTGCAAAGCAAATAATAGTTATAGAAGTAAGGATAATAATGTTTCccatgatgatgatgatgaatttCTTCTTGATAGTGATGAAGAAGTTTCCATATCATCAGATGATGAAAATAGTATTGAGCATGACgagtttagtttaaaaaatgaaaagaaGATAAGAAATATGTACAAAATTCACCCACTGAGAAAAGGTGTTATAATTGCTATATTCTATATTGCTTTAAATTTGGATAGAAGTCATATTCACTTATCTCATCTAAAAAGACTCATAAAGAGTGagcaaattaatattaaaaactgtacAAAATATGTTCCTGAAGACCTGGATGTTAGAAAAATCCCACATTTTTTAAGGTTTAGCAACTCATTATGGAATGAATATTCCACTACACAAATTTGTACTATTGTAAATAGTCTTTTTAATACCCTTGATTTAGGTTTACCTTTAATACCagatataagaaaaattattgaaGATTTTATGACAGAGCTCTGTTTGCCAAATGACTTTAAGTGCTTAATAGAGTCATTGATACACCACTACCCATGCAGATACTTTAAAGTCAGCCAGCAAATCAGAGAATTCACATTTATTGCTGATTTTGAAACTATTTGTATGGCTTATGTAGTAATAGCGCTAAAAATGTGTTTTGGCTTAGACTCTGACTATGAAGTTAGGCTTACCGATGTAgttgataaaattaatgaagaaaataattacCCAAAGGAATTTAACATAAACACAAACTCTGGCAGCACACAAAGactgttttcttttaaagactGGTGTGCATATCTTAGAACACGAAAAATGGTGGTTTGCAAGCATAATTTATTCATGGATAATTTCTGTCAGACCCAGATTGCTGATGACTATGTATTTTTAGAACATCTTCAAGAAAggaaaaaacataaaatgacTTTAGGACAAGAAATATCTATGGAGATTATTAATAAGATTCCAATAGAAGACAAAGTATCTGTTATACCTAAAGATGAATTTAATCTGATTAACATTCCAATGACATCAGCaacaaatgtaatattagAATATTTGCAAGATCCAGACATACGGCTTGTGCTTAGTGAAGATTTTACTCAATATAGTCTTGATtatgttacaaaatatttaagtttaaaagaaaatagccaagaaagaaatattattcaagGAGTAACTTTagacaacaaaataaaaaatccggTAGGTCCCAATGGCATGGCAACATTCCATAAGACATCTAGGGAAAGTgaaaatgtaaatgtatttgttaaattttgcgATAACGATGAGTATAATTTACTgaaatcagaaaaaaataaaaatgcgaaTATGGACGAAAGTAGCTTCAATAAGGAATTCACTATTCCTGAAACAGGTTATGAAGACTATAATACAAGTAAACATGATAAAGAGTCATCAGAAATTATCTTTAGCAATGAGAgaacaataaaatttgttgATTATCCAAATGCGTGTATATACGATGAAGACGATAAAActgaattaaaagaaataataaaggaAGTATCAGTTGATCAACAGCCGGAAACTTtacttaatacattttctcgTGATCTAGCTGAAGAAGCCACTGCTGAAAACTCAACAAATTTAACGTCAGTTTCAAAACTTCACGATTTACCTCAAAATTTCGATCGAAAAGCTATCATAGatgaacttataaatattgcaTATCAAAAACATAACATCAAACCCGTAAGAACGAGGAAAGTATCTAAACCCCCGGAAAGGAAAAATCCCTCATCTCtcccaaaaaagaaaaaaaaagaaaatactaaCAAATATAACTTGTTATCGCTATATTACAAACGTTTGCAggaagaaacaaaaaaacgaAATTATGTAGACCCTTCTCCGAATCAAAATGTTTCTAATAACATTAGTATAGATAATGATAGTATAAGGCTTCACAATACGACGCTTCTTGATGATAACATTGGACCAAATGCAACTGGGATAATGGAAGATTCCGATGTAAAATTTTTGGAAAATAGTCTTGATGATAAAGAATTATCAACTGATGAAAGTGATGATGATTACACATTGCCACCCATACTTTCAGATTCTGATATTCTAAATGGTAAAAGTATAACGGAATTGAATAAAGccgtaaaaaatatactcaGCAAAGAAATAAGAGAATGCGATGAGCCACCagctaaaaaaattaaaaaagataaatctAAATTAACAGCCAAAACTggggaaaaaatattttgtggggacacaaaagaattaaaagaatttCCGTATTGGGTAGTTTGGTTCAACAACATGGGGCCTCGCGCTAATCATGTGCCATTTAATAAGAATCTTTATCAAAGCTTTCCTCATAGTTTTACATTTGTTCTTCATCATTGTTCTATGATTATAGACTCATGCCCTTTTCTAATTTATAGAACAATGTACCACATAGAAAAACTTATTGCAAAAGATGTAGGTAATAGAAACTATGTTAGGtga